Proteins from a genomic interval of Bombyx mori chromosome 8, ASM3026992v2:
- the LOC100188972 gene encoding myosin heavy chain, muscle isoform X3, which yields MPKPVVQEGEDPDPTPYLFVSLEQKRIDQSKPYDGKKACWVPDEKEGFVQGEIKATKGDLVTVNLPGGETKDFKKDQVAQVNPPKYEKCEDMSNLTYLNDASVLYNLKQRYYHKLIYTYSGLFCVAINPYKRFPVYTTRCAKLYRGKRRSEVPPHIFAISDGAYVNMLTNHENQSMLITGESGAGKTENTKKVIAYFATVGASQKKDPSQEKKGSLEDQVVQTNPVLEAFGNAKTVRNDNSSRFGKFIRIHFGPSGKLAGADIETYLLEKARVISQQALERSYHIFYQMMSGSVNGLKAICLLSNDVMDYNIVSQGKTVIPGVDDGEEMRITDQAFDILGFTQEEKDNVYKITAAVMHMGCMKFKQRGREEQAEADGTEDGDKVAKLLGVDCADLYKNLLKPRIKVGNEFVTQGRNKDQVINSVGALCKGIFDRLFKWLVKKCNETLDTKQKRQHFIGVLDIAGFEIFDFNGFEQLCINFTNEKLQQFFNHHMFVLEQEEYQREGIEWTFIDFGMDLQNCIDLIEKPMGILSILEEESMFPKATDQTFVEKLNNNHLGKSAPYLKPKPPKPGCQAAHFAIGHYAGNVGYNITGWLEKNKDPLNDTVVDQFKKGQNKLLVEIFADHPGQSGDASGGAGGKGAGGKRAKGSAFQTVSSLYREQLNNLMTTLRSTQPHFVRCIIPNELKQAGLIDSHLVMHQLTCNGVLEGIRICRKGFPNRMVYPDFKLRYKILAPQAVDKESDPKKIAQVILEATGLDVESYRLGHTKVFFRAGVLGQMEELRDDRLSKIVSWLQAYIRGYLSRKEYKKLQEQRLALQVVQRNLRKYLQLRTWPWWKLWQKVKPLLNVTRIEDEIAKLEEKAQKAQEAFEKEEKLRKEVEALNAKLLEEKTALLANLEGNQGSLAETQERANKLQAQKADLENQLRDTQDRLTQEEDARNQLFQAKKKLEQEVSGLKKDVEDLELSVQKSEQDKATKDHQIRNLNDEIAHQDELINKLNKEKKLQGETNQKTSEELQAAEDKVNHLNKVKQKLEQTLDELEDSLEREKKLRADVEKQRRKVEGDLKLTQEAVADLERNKKELEQTIQRKDKEISSLTAKLEDEQSLVSKLQKQIKELQGRIEELEEEVESERQARAKAEKQRADLARELEELGERLEEAGGATSAQIELNKKREAELSKLRRDLEEANIQHEATLANLRKKHNDAVSEMGEQLDQLNKLKAKAEKERAQYFSEVNDLRAGLDHLSNEKAAQEKIVKQLQHQLNEVQSKADEANRTLNDLDAAKKKLSIENSDLLRQLEEAESQVSQLSKIKVSLTTQLEDTKRLADEEARERATLLGKFRNLEHDLDNIREQVEEEAEGKADLQRQLSKANAEAQLWRSKYESEGVARSEELEEAKRKLQARLAEAEETIESLNQKVVALEKTKQRLATEVEDLQLEVDRATAIANAAEKKQKAFDKIIGEWKLKVDDLAAELDASQKECRNYSTELFRLKGAYEEGQEQLEAVRRENKNLADEVKDLLDQIGEGGRNIHEIEKARKRLEAEKDELQAALEEAEAALEQEENKVLRAQLELSQVRQEIDRRIQEKEEEFENTRKNHQRALDSMQASLEAEAKGKAEALRMKKKLEADINELEIALDHANKANAEAQKNIKRYQAQIKDLQTALEEEQRARDDAREQLGISERRANALQNELEESRTLLEQADRARRQAEQELSDAHEQLNELSAQSASLSAAKRKLESELQTLHSDLDELLNEAKNSEEKAKKAMVDAARLADELRAEQDHAQTQEKLRKALEQQIKELQVRLDEAEANALKGGKKAIQKLEQRVRELENELDGEQRRHADAQKNLRKSERRIKELTFQAEEDRKNHERMQDLVDKLQQKIKTYKRQIEEAEEIAALNLAKFRKAQQELEEAEERADLAEQAISKFRGKGRAGSAARGVSPAPQRSRPALADGFGTFPPRFDLAPEDF from the exons ATGCCGAAACCTGTCGTCCAAGAGGGCGAGGACCCCGATCCGACCCCGTACCTGTTCGTTTCTCTGGAACAGAAGCGTATCGACCAGAGCAAACCTTACGATGGCAAGAAGGCATGCTGGGTGCCTGATGAAAAGGAGGGCTTCGTGCAGGGCGAGATCAAGGCCACCAAGGGAGACCTGGTCACCGTCAACCTGCCCGGTGGCGAG ACTAAAGACTTCAAAAAGGATCAAGTAGCGCAAGTCAACCCGCCCAAGTACGAAAAATGCGAAGATATGTCCAACTTGACATATCTCAACGACGCTTCAGTATTGTATAATTTGAAGCAGAGATATTACCATAAACTCATTTAC ACGTACTCGGGTCTCTTCTGTGTGGCCATCAACCCTTACAAGAGATTCCCCGTGTACACGACACGATGCGCCAAGCTGTACCGTGGCAAGCGTCGTTCGGAAGTGCCACCTCACATCTTCGCCATTTCCGACGGCGCTTACGTCAACATGCTGACCAACCACGAGAATCAATCTATGTTGATTAC CGGTGAGTCTGGTGCTGGTAAGACTGAGAACACGAAGAAGGTAATTGCGTACTTCGCCACTGTCGGTGCCTCCCAGAAGAAGGACCCAAGCCAGGAGAAGAAGGGCTCCCTGGAAGATCAAGTAGTACAAACCAACCCTGTACTTGAAGCGTTCGGTAACGCTAAGACCGTCCGTAACGACAACTCCTCTCGTTTC GGTAAATTCATCCGTATCCATTTCGGTCCATCCGGAAAACTGGCTGGTGCTGACATCGAAACCT ATCTGCTTGAGAAGGCTCGTGTCATCTCCCAGCAAGCTCTTGAGCGTTCTTACCACATCTTCTACCAGATGATGTCCGGCTCCGTCAACGGTCTTAAAG CCATCTGCCTTTTGTCCAACGACGTCATGGACTACAACATCGTGTCCCAAGGAAAGACGGTCATTCCCGGCGTCGATGACGGGGAGGAAATGAGAATTACCGAC CAAGCCTTCGACATCCTTGGTTTCACCCAAGAGGAGAAAGACAATGTATACAAGATCACTGCTGCCGTCATGCATATGGGCTGCATGAAGTTCAAGCAGAGGGGTCGCGAGGAGCAGGCCGAGGCTGACGGTACCGAG GACGGTGACAAAGTTGCCAAGCTCCTCGGCGTCGACTGCGCTGACCTGTACAAGAACTTGTTGAAGCCCCGCATCAAGGTCGGAAACGAGTTCGTGACCCAGGGTCGTAACAAGGACCAGGTCATCAACTCCGTTGGTGCCCTCTGCAAGGGTATCTTCGATCGTCTCTTCAAGTGGCTCGTCAAGAAATGTAACGAGACCCTAGACACCAAACAAAAGAGGCAGCACTTCATCGGTGTACTGGATATTGCTGGTTTCGAAATTTTCGAC TTCAACGGTTTTGAGCAACTCTGCATTAACTTCACAAACGAGAAACTGCAGCAGTTCTTTAACCATCACATGTTCGTGCTCGAGCAAGAGGAGTACCAGCGCGAAGGCATCGAATGGACTTTCATTGATTTTGGCATGGACCTCCAAAATTGCATTGACCTTATTGAAAAG CCTATGGGTATCCTCTCCATTCTTGAGGAAGAGTCTATGTTCCCGAAAGCCACCGACCAGACCTTCGTTGAGAAGCTGAACAACAACCACTTGGGCAAATCTGCTCCTTACTTGAAGCCCAAACCCCCCAAGCCAGGTTGCCAAGCTGCTCACTTCGCCATTGGTCACTACGCCGGTAAC GTCGGCTACAACATCACCGGTTGGCTCGAGAAGAACAAGGACCCGCTTAACGACACCGTCGTCGACCAGTTCAAGAAGGGCCAGAACAAACTTCTGGTCGAGATCTTCGCTGATCATCCTGGCCAGTCTGGTGATGCTTCCGGCGGTGCCGGTGGCAAGG gcGCTGGTGGCAAACGCGCTAAGGGTTCTGCCTTCCAGACTGTATCATCACTCTACAGG GAACAACTTAACAACTTGATGACGACGCTGAGATCCACCCAACCTCACTTCGTGCGTTGTATCATTCCCAATGAATTGAAACAGGCTG GTCTCATCGACTCTCACCTTGTGATGCATCAGCTCACCTGTAACGGTGTGCTTGAAGGCATCCGTATTTGCCGTAAAGGTTTCCCCAACAGAATGGTATACCCTGACTTCAAGCTCCG CTACAAGATCCTGGCCCCTCAAGCTGTGGACAAGGAATCTGATCCCAAGAAAATTGCTCAAGTCATCTTGGAGGCCACGGGCTTGGATGTCGAGTCCTACCGTCTCGGTCACACCAAG GTATTCTTCCGCGCTGGTGTCCTGGGTCAGATGGAAGAGCTGCGTGATGACAGGCTCTCCAAGATCGTATCATGGCTCCAGGCTTACATCCGCGGTTACTTGTCCCGTAAGGAGTACAAGAAGCTGCAGGAGCAGAG ATTGGCTCTCCAAGTTGTCCAGCGCAACTTGCGCAAGTACCTGCAACTCCGCACCTGGCCCTGGTGGAAACTGTGGCAGAAGGTCAAGCCTCTCCTCAACGTCACCCGCATCGAGGACGAGATCGCG AAACTCGAGGAGAAGGCACAGAAGGCTCAGGAGGCTTTCGAGAAGGAGGAGAAGCTCCGCAAGGAGGTCGAGGCCCTCAACGCCAAGCTGCTTGAGGAGAAGACCGCCCTGCTCGCCAACCTCGAAGGAAACCAGGGCAGCCTTGCCGAGACCCAGGAGCGCGCTAACAAGCTCCAGGCCCAGAAGGCTGATCTCGAGAACCAACTCAGG GACACCCAAGACCGCCTCACCCAGGAAGAGGATGCCCGTAACCAGCTCTTCCAAGCTAAGAAGAAGCTCGAACAGGAAGTCTCTGGCCTCAAGAAGGATGTCGAGGACTTGGAACTGTCCGTACAGAAGTCCGAACAGGACAAGGCTACCAAGGACCACCAGATCCGCAACTTGAATGATGAGATCGCTCACCAGGATGAGCTCATCAACAAGTTGAACAAGGAGAAGAAACTCCAAGGCGAGACCAACCAGAAGACCTCAGAAGAACTCCAGGCTGCCGAAGACAAGGTCAACCACCTTAACAAGGTCAAGCAAAAGTTGGAGCAGACCCTTGACGAGCTCGAAGACTCTCTGGAGCGCGAAAAGAAACTGCGTGCTGACGTCGAAAAGCAGAGGAGGAAGGTTGAGGGAGACCTCAAGCTCACCCAGGAAGCTGTCGCCGACCTCGAGCGCAACAAGAAGGAACTCGAACAGACCATCCAACGCAAGGACAAGGAAATCTCATCTCTCACCGCCAAACTCGAAGACGAACAGTCCCTGGTCAGCAAGCTCCAGAAACAGATCAAGGAGCTCCAAGGCCGCATCGAGGAGCTCGAAGAGGAAGTCGAGAGCGAGCGCCAGGCTCGCGCTAAGGCTGAGAAACAACGCGCTGACCTCGCTCGTGAACTTGAAGAGCTCGGCGAAAGGCTCGAGGAAGCCGGTGGCGCCACCTCTGCTCAGATCGAACTCAACAAGAAGCGCGAGGCCGAGCTTAGCAAGCTGCGCCGTGACCTCGAGGAGGCCAACATCCAGCACGAAGCCACCCTCGCCAACCTCCGCAAGAAGCACAACGATGCCGTCTCCGAGATGGGTGAGCAGCTCGACCAGCTCAACAAGCTCAAGGCTAA GGCTGAGAAAGAGCGTGCTCAATACTTTAGCGAAGTCAATGACCTCCGTGCCGGTCTCGACCACTTGTCCAACGAAAAG GCTGCACAAGAAAAGATCGTCAAGCAACTGCAGCACCAGCTCAACGAAGTCCAGAGCAAGGCTGACGAAGCCAACCGCACCCTCAACGACCTGGATGCCGCTAAGAAGAAGCTGTCCATCGAGAACTCCGACCTTCTCCGCCAACTGGAGGAGGCCGAGTCCCAGGTGTCTCAGCTCTCCAAGATCAAGGTGTCGCTCACCACACAGCTCGAAGACACCAAGAGGCTCGCCGACGAGGAAGCCAGG GAACGTGCTACCCTTCTTGGCAAGTTCCGCAACTTGGAACACGACTTGGACAACATCCGCGAACAGGTCGAGGAGGAAGCCGAGGGCAAGGCTGATCTTCAACGCCAACTGTCCAAGGCCAACGCTGAGGCTCAACTGTGGCGCTCCAAGTACGAGTCCGAGGGCGTCGCTCGCTCCGAGGAACTCGAAGAGGCCAAGCGCAAGCTCCAGGCTCGTCTCGCCGAAGCCGAGGAGACAATCGAATCCCTCAACCAGAAGGTTGTCGCTCTCGAGAAGACCAAGCAGCGTCTCGCCACCGAGGTCGAGGACCTGCAGCTGGAGGTCGACCGTGCCACTGCTATTGCCAACGCTGCAGAAAAGAAACAGAAGGCCTTCGACAAAATCATCGGAGAATGGAAACTCAAGGTCGACGACCTTGCTGCCGAACTCGATGCCAGCCAGAAGGAATGCCGCAACTACTCCACCGAATTGTTCCGCCTCAAGGGTGCCTACGAAGAAGGCCAGGAACAGCTCGAGGCTGTCCGCCGCGAGAACAAGAACCTTGCCGACGAAGTCAAGGACCTCCTGGACCAGATCGGCGAAGGTGGCCGCAACATCCACGAAATCGAGAAAGCCAGGAAGCGTCTCGAGGCCGAGAAGGACGAGCTCCAGGCCGCCCTCGAAGAGGCCGAAGCGGCTCTCGAACAAGAAGAGAACAAGGTCCTCCGCGCTCAGCTCGAGCTGTCTCAAGTCAGACAGGAGATCGACAGACGCATCCAAGAGAAGGAGGAAGAATTCGAAAACACACGCAAGAACCACCAGCGTGCCCTCGACTCCATGCAGGCTTCCCTCGAAGCCGAGGCTAAGGGCAAGGCTGAGGCGTTGCGCATGAAGAAGAAGCTCGAGGCAGACATCAACGAGCTTGAAATCGCCCTCGACCACGCCAACAAGGCTAACGCCGAGGCCCAGAAGAACATCAAACGCTACCAGGCACAAATCAAGGATCTGCAAACCGCTCTCGAGGAGGAGCAGCGCGCCCGTGACGATGCCCGCGAACAGCTCGGCATCTCGGAGCGTCGCGCCAATGCTCTTCAGAACGAACTGGAAGAGTCCCGCACACTCTTGGAGCAGGCCGACCGCGCCCGCCGCCAGGCCGAGCAGGAACTCAGTGACGCCCACGAGCAACTCAACGAGCTCTCCGCACAGAGCGCTTCCCTCTCTGCCGCCAAGAGGAAACTCGAGTCCGAGCTGCAAACCCTGCACTCCGACCTCGACGAACTTCTCAACGAGGCCAAGAACTCCGAAGAGAAGGCTAAGAAGGCCATGGTCGACGCCGCTCGTCTGGCGGACGAGCTCCGCGCCGAGCAGGATCACGCTCAGACCCAGGAGAAACTCCGCAAGGCTCTCGAGCAACAAATCAAGGAACTCCAAGTTAGGCTCGATGAGGCCGAGGCCAACGCGCTCAAGGGAGGCAAGAAGGCCATCCAGAAACTCGAACAGAGAGTCAGAGAACTCGAGAACGAGCTCGACGGCGAACAGAGGAGGCACGCTGACGCACAGAAGAACTTGCGCAAGTCCGAGAGGCGCATCAAGGAGCTCACCTTCCAGGCAGAAGAAGACCGCAAGAACCACGAACGTATGCAGGACCTCGTCGATAAACTGCAGCAGAAGATCAAGACATACAAGAGGCAGATCGAGGAGGCCGAAGAGATTGCCGCCCTCAACTTGGCTAAGTTCCGCAAGGCGCAACAGGAGCTCGAGGAGGCCGAAGAGAGGGCAGACCTCGCCGAGCAGGCCATCAGCAAGTTCCGCGGCAAGGGACGCGCGGGATCTGCAGCGAGAGGAGTCAGCCCGGCG CCCCAGCGCTCGCGCCCCGCCCTTGCTGACGGCTTCGGCACCTTCCCACCTAGGTTCGACCTGGCGCCCGAAGATTTCTAA